TATAGATCATATACCTCCTTCAATGTTGATGCATTCTTTGTTTTTAAAGGATCTATTCCTTTAGCAATTTGTCCCTTTAAAATCAGCGTTTTTTTCTAGCATAATTAACAGATATATTTGGAAAATTCCATAACTTAATTTTTCTATATACTCCTTTAATTGTTATCCCTAAATAAAGTGTTTTAGTTTCTCCATACAATACTTCTAGAAATAAACCTTTGTCTTTAGTATCTCTGTATACATCTCTTTTTTCTTTTGGGGGCTTTATTTTACTTATAGCTATTTGTGTAAAATATAATATCACTACCATAATAAATCACCTTTATTCAACTATTAATATTTAAGATTAGAAAAACAATCTGTTGTATGCTTTTTTTGAAAAAGCAAGTTTTTTCGTAATAATTCAATAAAAAAATTAAATGATTTTTTAAATCTTTGCTTCAACTATAGATTATAGCAGCATTGCAATTTTAAGTCTTAGTTGAAAAATCGCGAATTAATACTCATTTAGGGTGTATTTGTGCTGTATATGTTCTGATTTTTTTTAAACTATGTATACTTGCATTGACAAAAAATATAAATTCAACTACTGTTAAACTAACGATATATTAAACATTAATAGTAGGTTTCATATACTTTACAGGTAATAGGACATTATTTTTTGCTGCTATCTATTAATTCACTTTTTGTAAAAAGTGTTAATCATAGAACCTTCCAGTTCTTAGTTTTTGGTATATGCAATATTTTTCTTACAAAATCTATATTGTCCTATTCCATCTTCAACACATTCTTTTTTCTAGCTCCAGTGTATAAACGTCAGTTTAGGATAAGAAAAAGTATGAAAGGTATAATACAAAAGGTCTACAAAAGATATTATGTAATATCTTTAAATATAGTTTCAAT
This genomic interval from Orientia tsutsugamushi contains the following:
- a CDS encoding Arm DNA-binding domain-containing protein encodes the protein MVVILYFTQIAISKIKPPKEKRDVYRDTKDKGLFLEVLYGETKTLYLGITIKGVYRKIKLWNFPNISVNYARKKR